Genomic window (Bombyx mori chromosome 9, ASM3026992v2):
ATTCATAGGTATATTAGGTTATCTAGTAGAAAGGGTTCAACGGAACCCAGAACCATATTAAGTGGCTAATTTTTGACTTCGTTATATTTCTAAATATCAAAGTTTACACCTTGTTGAGACGTTGCTCCATTACGCTAAAATCAATGTATGTATGCTTTACATTTAACACTACATTCGCCAATCAAACCTAACCAAACTAACCAAAAGTAACCTAAAGCGGCGAGCGCCGTGCAATTGCAATTGCTCGAAGTTTAGCGCATTGTTAAATTGTCACTTCGTGATAGTAAACAGTAGATATGtagtaaattgaaattcgtAGTATTTTATAGTAAAGCATTCACAATAATAACATCGTGAGATTGCTTTATTTACGATTACATTGCCATTCGATGTCCTGTTACTGCAGTTTTGTAGTTTCCAATTTCCTTCCTAATAATAAAACTCACGtttctttttattcttattatatacaggattaaaaaataacaaaaacagaTTACTATCATGATGGAATTTATTTTGCGTTATCGAACAAATACATTCTTTTTTCGAAACAAAATAAGGTCCTAAATAAGGTACATTTAGCTACTTTATTAACATCGtaagtattttctttttttctgtaCATCAACAGTTAAAtgttcaattaagaaaaataactaCATTCATGGCTGGATCTAAGTGCTACTATACGCTACTCTTAAATCATCAAAATATCAGGCTCAATATGAGCTATCGTAATTTTCGACCGACGGCCCTCCCATTCAATATTAATTGACAAggatttaatataatacaaaacacTTTTTTCTGCATGTTCAACATTCTTTATTCCATCAATTTCTATTATCACAGTAGGGACCGGGCGAAAATCTGAAATTACAACTACACAGCATGCTTGTAACATAACATTCAAAAACTAGGTCAATTGATAGATAGTTTCTCCAtcgtgaagttttttttttaaaatatagatGTCAATAATATCAGAAAATAACATTTGCCTGAGATATTTCTCAGTGTCACGTTAATTTTTACATTGTACCATAACATTTCAGTCTCACTCACCAACACAAATGAATGATATAAAAATACTGCATCAAACAATAAGGCTCCGCAATCAACTCTCACGCTGTGTTCGCACATTTGCACAGCGTCACAAAATATTTGATCAATGTTCACTTAAGAATACGATCAtctttacaataaattaatgaCCCACAAAGTGCCCTAACTAGTGAAAGATTACATTCAACAAGGCATCATgttaaattactttaattattgGATATTCGTTATTAACATGCGCGACCGCATCTTACTAATTTCATTCATagctttaaattaataattaaactaaattcATTGACTATCACTCATGCTGCACACTACGTTCAGATTTCTGCTACGGAACAACACTCACAATCATCAGTGTtctaatacttaataataatacaatttctaAGGCTTGAAATCACATAGAAGTAGTAAATGAAGAAAGTTTTAGTAAATTGGTCATTAGAAATAATTGGTCGAAAAGATATGTCTAAGGACAAAATGGCTGCCGAGCCGTGCAGATGTTACATTAAATTTCTTTACATTCATGTTGATATGAATTTGTAACAACCATTGAGTTTTGGTTGACGTCAACGCTTAAGACCAGCGCCTTTGAAGTCTCCTGCTTCAGTACTAACATACTAAATACGATTCGCTTTTAGAGCGTCTAATAAACGTATATCTGCTTAAGTTGTGGCTTGAGCTCAGGCGGGATCGTGTAAACTTCCTGTTCAGGCTTCTTTTTCACTAGTCGTTTCCAACGACCACCGATATTCTTGCGAAGACTGCGGAAACTGGCACGCTCGTTGCCGTGCGGCTGCATTAAGTTGTCCTGCAAATaaagaaatgttttatttagttaCAATAGTAAAGTTTCCCAACATCTTAGCAACATCTGGAAAGAGTTTATTGACCCTAAGTATCGGTGCCCGATTTAGAGGTTGGTTCCGTTAACGTCCCAAATGCAGTCACTGTATCCGTAGCGGTGCTCCAAGCTCATTTAAGTATACAATGCATTTTACTGAAAACTTTGTAGTGTTTTTGCTGgtcgtaaaaaaaacattcaacaaaTGTTTCTATTTTTATCTAGGACGAAACAATAAAGCTATGGAATACGTTTGTCTTGAATAGGAAGTTAATATTGCGAACTGAACAGTGAGGCCATAAGAGAATGAGTGAACCTTGAATACGCTATTCAAAGACACATTAGCATTATTTGTTTCCTGGTGTCTTCGCATCACGACACACAGATGTTAAACGAAGACTCAAACGATGTCGATGATAAATTATGGATATATTTGAACGTATGTAAATGGGAACCGTTCATCAGAGCGTGATATTTAGGTCATAGTTTTAGTCTGTCGTGTTGAGGTCTGCGTTTGAATTATCTTTTGTTATACAGACATTCACAAAGAAAGAAGGCCGTGAAGTTACAACATGTTCGCCTTGTACAGCTTTCTATTCGGCGAGCATGTCccgacatttaaatttatttcgcaCTTTGGAATATCGTGGCGACGTGGTGAACCAACTCTCTCTTGCGTGGCGGGGAGGGTCGAACTAGTCACGATTTCTTATTATAATGTAACGTTTCTCAATGTTACTTTCAATGCTGTTATTTAGAGAGGGATTCTGAGGTTTTCAAATTGTTATGCGAATGCATTAGCATTGGTGGGTGTAAATAGGTTTTGAGGTCAAGTATAACGGCGCAAACCAGTTTCGTGGCATTAAATATTTTGCATTGCTATGGTTTAGATGAGTACTAACCTGATCGTGAGGATAGACGAAAGGCGGAGGCAGCGGCGGCGGAAACTGCCACAAGGGCTGCTGGCGAAATGCAAGAGGATCCGGTTGCGGCGCAGGCGCAGCTTGGAGTACTTCAGCAGGATGTACGGAAGCAGAGTGCTCCTCCCTCTTACGCAGCTTGCTGTGGACGATGCGTATTGCCATCATAGTACCGTTGTTCCCAACCATTGTTTCAAAAGGTCCGTTAACGCAAGAATAATCGAAAACACTGGGTTGGATCACGGGCAAGAAGTTCCAATCAGACAGTCACAACATTTCTAAAACACAGTTCAATTCACTCACAGCCGTATCGCGGTCAAATgttactatgaactaaattaaattaattatcacaATTATTTGTTGTTATAGGCTTATTGCACATATCACTGTTCGTAGGAACGCGCGGGAAGACCGCGTTACGCGAGCGTTCAGCTGCGCGATAGGTGACTAGAATTTTATCGAGAAGTGTGGCCGGCAGGTGCCTAGCAAAGCGCTCGCTCGTGCCAAACGACCTCTACGGAGTACTCCATGCGTCTGAGTTAAAGTGGGGGGGAGCCGATGGCTTTTATAGACGCGTTGAGACGCGGCGTGCGCGCGGTCTGAAGAGCGGGGGGAGCGATGTTTGACGGTGTAACCGTTTTCCGCGAAAAACTACGAATGGAAGCGGCACTTGACGCCGCCGTATAGTAGTTAGTGATTATGGAGTAACGATGACGCACCCAAAAGGCCGACTGTTGGATCTTCCCGCCTAGCCTTAAGCCTATTACCTAACTTTAATTCTATGTGCCTTGTACCTATACCGAAATTCAATGCCATACCTACTATTACACTATCGGCTGTGAGTAAACGTTGCAATGTTTTGCGGTATCTTATTATTCTTGCGTTTGTTTTCATATTacagtatttaaataaagaaaataacactATTCAATCAATAAACACATTCTCATTATAGAAATCAAGATGCATCATGAAAAATATGTTGACATGACAACAGATAAATTGTACATGACGAAAAGCTGTGTAAACGCCCTCGTTATGAATGCTTTAGATATAAAAGCAATCAAACGCAGACTTATCGATCCCTGTGATAACTATAAATCCATTGGACTCTGCATTTCACCATTAACCGAGTTCAAAGTCCACAATATAAATATGCACACCGATCTATACGTCTAACACACAGCTGGATATAACTTAAACCGAACGCAGCACACACAGATATAACATCTCTGTCTGACCAACACAACGGCTCGTTAGCGGAAAAAGGAGTTTCGATTTTCGAATTTGCGACTACAAAGAGTAAAATAGGGCTGCAGGGCAAGGGAGAGCGGGAAGGTGCAATGCCCTTAGCAGCAACAACATAAGTAAAGCTACGGGCCTTTGACTCGAATAATGCCTCTTGGCATAAAAAACACAGGTAGTCAGCCATTATAAGGCGTTTACCCTTGAGAAACGTCTGGAGGGTAACGctctttcaaaaaaaaaaccgggcgCGTATCTAGTTTCACATGATCACCTTTTAGAAACAGCAAAATCTGGTTTTTTAAAGAAGATACGTtagatatttattgtaatagCTCCAACCGATAGAAATGAtactcaaattataatattcaaaCGATAGAATAACATATATTCAAACGATAGAATAACATAGACACGCACGTATGAATCTTGAGTCGATCGAATTGTTATCTGGGACAAGAGATTCGGTATAATTCATATCGACCTGTATGTACGTTATCTGAAACTTCAAAGTCATGTTTGAACGTTTCATCGCTATCGTTGAGAACACTGGCTATCATTCACCGCGACAGAAACGTGATCATTTGACATCAGAACCG
Coding sequences:
- the LOC101735549 gene encoding uncharacterized protein LOC101735549 isoform X2, with the translated sequence MSADGSTTDINALLNDTESDLTSLSHVDAPNDANYMICGVVIAMALVGLIIVLLALTINKLRKREEHSASVHPAEVLQAAPAPQPDPLAFRQQPLWQFPPPLPPPFVYPHDQDNLMQPHGNERASFRSLRKNIGGRWKRLVKKKPEQEVYTIPPELKPQLKQIYVY
- the LOC101735549 gene encoding uncharacterized protein LOC101735549 isoform X1; amino-acid sequence: MLNCTDLECILHHHHYYAHLHHIHHLQNAQDTAMSADGSTTDINALLNDTESDLTSLSHVDAPNDANYMICGVVIAMALVGLIIVLLALTINKLRKREEHSASVHPAEVLQAAPAPQPDPLAFRQQPLWQFPPPLPPPFVYPHDQDNLMQPHGNERASFRSLRKNIGGRWKRLVKKKPEQEVYTIPPELKPQLKQIYVY
- the LOC101735549 gene encoding uncharacterized protein LOC101735549 isoform X3, with protein sequence MLFAPIAVEAMKCKEENCEVGVVLERNSLIVLSVNKTIVCLCGRDRNNPFERGKLRKREEHSASVHPAEVLQAAPAPQPDPLAFRQQPLWQFPPPLPPPFVYPHDQDNLMQPHGNERASFRSLRKNIGGRWKRLVKKKPEQEVYTIPPELKPQLKQIYVY